One segment of Phaeacidiphilus oryzae TH49 DNA contains the following:
- a CDS encoding ADP-ribosylglycohydrolase family protein, whose translation MQLWSRAQQQDFRSRVRGCLLGGAIGDALGAGVEFAALADIRAKHGPRGVEDFVRSYGRVGAITDDTQMTLFTVEGLIRAHVRRDTGGWHPPTDLHRAYRRWEQTQREWGPDERREEQGWLARQEWLYAQRAPGNACLTGLADDVMGTLEKPKNPGSKGCGTVMRSAPFGLLAGWEPALVFQIAIEAAVLTHGHPTGYLSAAAFAVIVHTVVRGGTLEDGVQTALRMLAERPDHEETTRALERALEEVRAGEPSAERVERLGQGWIAEEALSIGVYCALVAEDVRSGLLLAVNHSGDSDSTGSVCGNLLGAVHGETALPGEWLAQLEGRETISVLADDFAMEMTHGPELHGPRRPPNAWTKRYPPTV comes from the coding sequence ATGCAGCTGTGGTCCCGCGCCCAGCAGCAGGACTTCCGCAGCCGGGTCCGCGGTTGCCTGCTCGGCGGGGCGATCGGCGACGCCCTGGGCGCGGGGGTGGAGTTCGCCGCCCTCGCCGACATCCGCGCGAAGCACGGGCCGCGCGGAGTCGAGGACTTCGTCCGCTCCTACGGGCGGGTCGGCGCCATCACGGACGACACCCAGATGACCCTCTTCACCGTCGAGGGCCTGATCCGGGCGCACGTCCGCCGGGACACCGGGGGCTGGCACCCGCCGACCGACCTCCACCGGGCGTACCGGCGCTGGGAGCAGACCCAGCGCGAGTGGGGTCCGGACGAGCGCCGCGAGGAGCAGGGCTGGCTGGCCCGCCAGGAGTGGTTGTACGCCCAGCGCGCGCCCGGCAACGCGTGCCTGACCGGCCTGGCCGACGACGTCATGGGCACCCTGGAGAAGCCGAAGAACCCCGGCTCCAAGGGCTGCGGGACGGTGATGCGCTCGGCGCCGTTCGGGCTGCTCGCGGGGTGGGAGCCGGCCCTGGTCTTCCAGATCGCCATCGAGGCGGCGGTGCTGACCCACGGTCATCCGACCGGCTACCTCTCCGCGGCCGCCTTCGCGGTGATCGTCCACACGGTGGTGCGCGGCGGCACGCTGGAGGACGGCGTGCAGACCGCGCTGCGGATGCTGGCCGAGCGGCCGGATCACGAGGAGACGACCAGGGCGCTGGAGCGCGCGCTGGAGGAGGTCCGGGCCGGGGAGCCGTCCGCGGAGCGGGTGGAGCGGCTGGGCCAGGGCTGGATCGCCGAGGAGGCGCTGTCCATCGGCGTCTACTGCGCGCTGGTCGCCGAGGACGTGCGCAGCGGGCTGCTGCTGGCCGTCAACCACTCCGGGGACAGCGACTCCACCGGCTCCGTCTGCGGCAACCTCCTCGGCGCGGTGCACGGCGAGACCGCTCTGCCCGGTGAGTGGCTGGCCCAGCTGGAGGGCCGCGAGACCATCTCCGTCCTCGCGGACGACTTCGCCATGGAGATGACCCACGGCCCCGAACTCCACGGCCCCCGCCGCCCCCCCAACGCCTGGACCAAGCGCTACCCACCTACGGTCTGA